In Haloimpatiens massiliensis, the following are encoded in one genomic region:
- the topA gene encoding type I DNA topoisomerase — protein sequence MGQKLVIVESPAKAKTIAKYLGKTYKVTASMGHVRDLPKSKLGVDIDNNYEPKYITIRGKGELLHQLKKEAKKSEKIYLATDPDREGEAISWHLANALKIDDEKKCRIEFNEITKNAVKNAIKSPRKINMDLVNAQQARRVLDRLVGYEISPILWRKVKWGLSAGRVQSVALKIICDRENEIKAFVPEEYWTVECELSKDNKKINVQLNSYKNEKLQIKDEEQCNNIIKNLQKNDFIVNEIKKSTKKRRQPLPFTTSTLQQEAYKKLNFSTKKTMSLAQQLYEGIDVKGHGTVGLITYMRTDSVRISEEAQSSAKEYIKGAYGEEYIGENTKRVDKKGSKNIQDAHEAIRPTYVELNPEEIKESLKRDQYKLYKLIWQRFVGSQMAVCIMNTVSIDIKNGEYGLKASGSTVKFDGFTKVYKSSDETSLKELPEFKLNDKLNEEDIEGKQHFTQPPARFTEATLVKILEENGIGRPSTYAPIISTLLDRKYIEREKKALITTELGIIINDIMFNYFKQIVDVEFTAAMEKRLDSIEDGKETWKKVVNEFFTPLKGAIDIAEKELAKITIEDKVTDIKCDKCGKFMVIKHGRFGDFLACPGYPECKNTKPIVKELDVECPKCGGKILVRKSKKGRTFYGCSNYPDCDFVSWFEPVNKKCPNCGNYMTKRFNKTQGEYYKCSSDTCGYKESVKEEEKN from the coding sequence ATGGGACAGAAGTTAGTAATAGTGGAGTCACCAGCTAAAGCCAAGACTATAGCAAAATATTTGGGTAAAACTTATAAGGTAACAGCATCTATGGGTCATGTTAGAGATCTTCCAAAAAGTAAACTGGGAGTAGATATAGATAATAATTATGAACCTAAATACATAACGATAAGAGGAAAAGGCGAATTACTACATCAGTTAAAAAAAGAAGCAAAGAAAAGTGAAAAGATATATCTAGCTACCGACCCTGATAGAGAAGGAGAAGCTATTTCATGGCATTTAGCTAATGCTTTAAAGATAGATGATGAAAAGAAGTGTAGAATAGAATTTAATGAAATAACAAAAAATGCTGTTAAAAATGCAATAAAATCTCCTAGAAAAATTAATATGGATTTAGTAAACGCTCAACAAGCTAGGAGAGTTTTAGATAGATTAGTTGGGTATGAAATAAGTCCTATATTATGGAGAAAAGTTAAATGGGGGCTTAGCGCAGGAAGAGTTCAATCTGTAGCGCTAAAAATTATATGTGATAGAGAAAATGAAATCAAAGCTTTTGTGCCAGAAGAATATTGGACAGTGGAGTGTGAATTATCAAAAGATAATAAAAAGATAAATGTACAGCTAAACTCATATAAAAATGAAAAGCTTCAAATAAAGGATGAAGAGCAGTGTAATAATATAATTAAAAATCTACAAAAAAATGACTTTATAGTAAATGAAATTAAAAAATCTACAAAAAAGAGAAGACAACCCTTACCATTTACTACAAGTACATTACAGCAAGAGGCTTATAAAAAATTAAATTTTTCAACTAAGAAAACCATGTCTTTAGCTCAACAGTTATATGAAGGTATAGATGTAAAGGGACATGGCACTGTTGGATTAATAACTTATATGAGAACAGACTCTGTAAGAATTTCTGAAGAAGCCCAAAGTTCAGCTAAAGAATATATAAAAGGTGCTTATGGTGAAGAATATATAGGAGAAAATACTAAAAGAGTTGATAAAAAAGGCAGCAAGAATATACAAGATGCTCATGAGGCTATAAGACCCACTTATGTGGAATTAAATCCAGAAGAAATAAAAGAAAGCTTAAAAAGAGACCAATATAAATTGTACAAATTAATATGGCAAAGATTTGTAGGTAGTCAAATGGCTGTATGTATAATGAACACAGTATCAATAGATATTAAAAATGGAGAATATGGACTAAAGGCATCAGGTTCTACAGTGAAGTTTGATGGATTCACCAAAGTATATAAGTCGTCTGATGAAACTTCTTTAAAGGAGCTTCCAGAGTTTAAATTAAATGATAAATTAAATGAGGAAGATATAGAAGGAAAACAACATTTTACTCAACCACCTGCAAGATTTACAGAAGCAACGCTTGTAAAAATATTGGAAGAAAATGGCATAGGCAGACCGAGTACTTATGCACCGATAATATCTACATTATTGGATAGAAAATATATAGAAAGAGAAAAAAAAGCTTTAATAACAACAGAATTGGGAATAATAATTAACGACATTATGTTTAATTATTTCAAACAAATAGTGGATGTAGAATTTACTGCAGCAATGGAAAAAAGATTGGACTCCATAGAAGATGGAAAAGAAACTTGGAAAAAAGTAGTAAACGAGTTTTTTACACCACTTAAGGGTGCCATTGATATAGCTGAAAAGGAATTAGCTAAAATCACTATAGAGGATAAGGTAACAGATATAAAATGTGATAAATGCGGTAAATTTATGGTTATAAAGCATGGAAGATTCGGTGATTTTCTGGCATGTCCAGGTTATCCTGAGTGTAAAAATACAAAACCTATAGTAAAAGAATTGGATGTAGAATGTCCTAAGTGTGGAGGAAAAATACTTGTAAGGAAAAGCAAGAAAGGCAGAACTTTTTATGGTTGCAGTAACTATCCTGATTGTGATTTTGTAAGTTGGTTTGAACCTGTAAATAAAAAATGTCCTAATTGTGGTAATTATATGACTAAAAGGTTTAATAAGACCCAGGGTGAATATTATAAGTGTTCAAGTGATACTTGTGGATACAAAGAATCTGTAAAAGAAGAAGAAAAAAATTAG
- the codY gene encoding GTP-sensing pleiotropic transcriptional regulator CodY: MASLLEKTRRINKIIQKTGTEPVVFDDICKILSEVLDCNVYVISRKGKILGHNFSSGFECEVVEDKILKDKHFPEDYNNKLLEFNETKANLANKGICAFEEEKGCDLDNKVTTIVPIVGNRERLGTLLLGRFDKSFTDDDLVLAEYSATIVGMEILRSKQDEIEAEARKKAVVQLAIGTLSYSELEAVEHIFNELDGNEGLLVASKIADKVGITRSVIVNALRKFESAGVIESRSLGMKGTHIRILNEKLLEELKKIK, translated from the coding sequence ATGGCATCATTATTAGAAAAAACACGTAGAATAAATAAAATAATACAAAAGACAGGTACAGAACCTGTTGTGTTCGACGATATATGCAAAATATTGAGTGAAGTTTTAGATTGCAATGTATATGTAATAAGCAGAAAAGGTAAAATACTAGGACATAATTTTTCAAGTGGGTTTGAATGTGAAGTAGTTGAAGATAAGATACTAAAGGATAAGCATTTCCCAGAGGATTATAACAACAAACTACTTGAATTTAATGAAACAAAGGCTAATTTAGCAAATAAGGGTATATGTGCCTTTGAAGAAGAAAAAGGTTGTGATCTTGACAATAAAGTTACAACAATAGTTCCTATAGTTGGAAACAGAGAAAGATTAGGAACACTTCTTTTAGGTAGATTTGATAAGTCTTTTACAGATGATGATTTAGTACTTGCAGAGTATAGTGCTACTATAGTTGGTATGGAAATTTTAAGGTCTAAGCAGGATGAGATAGAAGCTGAAGCTAGAAAGAAAGCAGTAGTTCAATTAGCTATAGGCACTTTATCCTATTCAGAATTGGAAGCTGTAGAACATATATTTAATGAACTAGATGGAAATGAAGGATTGCTTGTAGCATCTAAAATAGCAGATAAGGTTGGTATAACAAGATCTGTAATAGTAAATGCATTGAGAAAATTTGAGAGTGCTGGGGTTATTGAATCTAGATCTTTAGGTATGAAGGGTACTCACATTAGAATATTAAATGAGAAACTTTTAGAAGAATTAAAGAAAATAAAATAA